A genome region from Glycine max cultivar Williams 82 chromosome 5, Glycine_max_v4.0, whole genome shotgun sequence includes the following:
- the LOC102659894 gene encoding F-box/FBD/LRR-repeat protein At1g78750: MEKEMINAKRQMVSGKDGEDYERERLSDLPECILLHIMKFMNTRHAVQTCVLSKRWKDLWKRLTSFSMSYYNGRIHSYNNFLSRFLFCRDDSISLLNLDFIVFRSTARSKLLKNILEHAASHNIQQLTITTDFTLTKIPNSFVPLIFGCHSLKFLELFMSSGSTLNLPKSLLLPSLKSLHLTNVSFAASDNGCTEPFSNCKSLNTLVLQHSIHHDAQVFCISNSNLSTLKLVNIVNPTFQPKIVLSTPNLVSVTIDVSVFLSCYELASTCDLPFLEEVNIDTGALIDSSVIISWLQVLSNVKILTLSSHIKDLSSLTATKIQPPCFVRLESLKMKKVLPWNMISDDEVKTITEYLLQNSPLTCRVGVIKC, from the exons ATGGAAAAGGagatgataaatgcaaagagacAAATGGTGAGTGGAAAAGACGGAGAAGATTATGAGAGGGAAAGACTGAGTGACTTGCCTGAGTGCATTTTGCTCCATATAATGAAATTTATGAACACAAGACATGCCGTACAGACTTGTGTGTTGTCTAAACGATGGAAGGACCTTTGGAAACGTCTCACTAGTTTCTCTATGAGTTACTACAATGGGAGGATTCACAGTTATAACAATTTTCTGTCTCGGTTTCTGTTTTGTCGTGATGATTCGATTTCGCTACTCAATCTTGATTTCATTGTCTTCCGTTCCACTGCACGCAGCAAACTCCTGAAGAACATCCTAGAACATGCTGCTTCGCACAATATCCAGCAGCTGACAATTACAACAGATTTCACATTAACAAAAATACCCAATTCTTTTGTCCCTCTCATTTTTGGCTGTCATTCTTTGAAATTTCTTGAGCTTTTCATGAGTTCTGGCTCTACCTTGAATCTTCCAAAATCTCTGCTGTTACCATCACTAAAAAGCTTGCATCTCACCAATGTTAGTTTTGCCGCAAGTGACAATGGCTGCACTGAGCCCTTTTCAAATTGTAAGTCGTTGAATACTTTGGTCCTACAACATTCCATACACCATGATGCACAAGTCTTCTGCATATCTAATTCTAACCTTTCCACCTTGAAACTGGTCAATATCGTCAACCCGACCTTTCAACCTAAGATTGTGCTTTCTACTCCAAATCTTGTTTCGGTCACAATTGATGTTAGTGTATTTTTATCTTGTTACGAACTTGCCTCCACATGTGATCTTCCATTTCTTGAAGAAGTAAATATTGACACCGGTGCGCTTATAGATTCTTCAGTCATCATAAGCTGGCTACAAGTGCTCTCTAATGTAAAGATATTGACACTTTCTTCCCATATCAAG GATCTATCAAGTCTCACTGCAACGAAAATTCAACCTCCATGTTTTGTTAGATTGGAgtcattgaaaatgaaaaaggttCTTCCGTGGAACATGATATCCGATGATGAAGTAAAGACGATAACCGAGTACTTACTCCAGAACTCTCCACTAACCTGCAGAGTTGGTGTGATAAAGTGCTGA
- the LOC100775645 gene encoding NAC domain-containing protein 92: protein MEEKLPPGFRFHPTDEELITYYLLRKVSDISFTSKAVAVVDFNKSEPWDLPGKASMGEKEWYFFSLKDRKYPTGLRTNRATESGYWKTTGKDKEIFGGGVLIGMKKTLVFYMGRAPRGEKSNWVMHEYRLENKQPYSSKEEWVICRVFQKSSAPKKPQQTSSSQPSQESPISMVNEFGDVDLPNLNSIANSSSSFTNNIAYNGDHPSNVNTNNMNLTMNWPSSTELVPSLPWPSGLLNPNLSVNSLLLKALQLRNTYQQRETTTSTSDHHFATYVPQGFSHHNIGTDKHHFPPNLSASSSSKALESCVPQQEQPFNMDSIW, encoded by the exons ATGGAAGAAAAGCTACCTCCTGGGTTCAGGTTCCATCCCACAGACGAAGAACTCAtcacatattatttattaaggaAAGTGTCCGATATTAGCTTCACATCCAAAGCTGTAGCAGTTGTTGATTTCAATAAATCTGAACCTTGGGACCTCCCAG GTAAGGCTTCGATGGGCGAGAAGGAATGGTATTTCTTCAGCTTGAAAGATCGGAAATATCCAACTGGGCTTCGAACCAACCGAGCCACTGAATCAGGGTATTGGAAAACCACAGGAAAAGACAAGGAAATATTTGGGGGTGGAGTTTTGATAGGGATGAAGAAAACCTTAGTCTTTTATATGGGAAGAGCTCCGAGGGGTGAGAAAAGTAACTGGGTTATGCACGAATATAGGCTTGAAAACAAGCAACCCTATTCTTCCAAG GAAGAATGGGTGATTTGCAGAGTCTTCCAAAAGAGCTCAGCACCAAAGAAACCACAGCAGACATCATCCTCCCAACCATCTCAAGAGTCTCCTATCTCAATGGTCAATGAATTTGGTGATGTCGACCTACCAAATCTTAATAGCATTGCAAATTCATCCAGTAGCTTCACCAACAATATTGCATACAATGGTGATCATCCTAGCAATGTTAACACCAATAATATGAATTTGACCATGAATTGGCCTTCTTCAACTGAGCTGGTTCCATCTCTCCCATGGCCTTCTGGATTGCTGAATCCTAACCTTTCTGTGAATTCATTGCTTCTCAAGGCATTGCAACTTAGAAATACTTATCAACAAAGAGAAACTACGACCAGTACTAGTGATCATCACTTTGCAACATATGTTCCTCAAGGATTTTCTCATCATAATATTGGAACTGATAAACATCACTTCCCCCCAAATCTcagtgcttcttcttcttccaaagCTTTAGAATCTTGTGTGCCGCAGCAGGAGCAACCATTCAATATGGACTCCATTTGGTGA
- the LOC100811481 gene encoding cleavage stimulating factor 64: protein MAGKHVGGEGLAANLAGMSKNQLYDIMSQMKNLIEQNQQQARQILIQNPMLTKALFQAQIMLGMVQAPQVVSKVRPMVSQSNQQSVQLIQKPNIQPAPLLPGHGGAQDQAGVSQTQIPLRKHQNQPSVPISSAVPAMSHQSQPMAAHSLPMPQQHKGHPTPQMAPVSLPQSSQLPNVPLPSLHQTQMATASSQLQQPLQTSGFPPLQPPLPPQIRPTALPTFHPQYPPQVGANMGFQHAGTSHNLPQSMIHPGTKPSASVGSTFPQGQTPLPGQPSSQPPYQVGNMPLGPDFGNQAGNAMQVDRGSSWLPGPSENLAHLSGPPGQMSAAANQLLRPPGLTPEMEKALLQQVMSLTPEQINLLPPEQRNQVLQLQQMLRQ, encoded by the exons ATGGCCGGAAAACATGTCGGCGGCGAGGGCTTAGCGGCGAACCTCGCCGGAATGTCGAAGAATCAGCTCTACGATATCATGTCTCAGATGAAG AATCTAATCGAACAGAACCAGCAACAGGCCAGGCAGATCCTCATACAAAATCCTATGTTAACCAAAGCGCTTTTCCAG GCACAAATTATGCTTGGAATGGTGCAAGCACCTCAAGTG GTTTCAAAAGTTCGGCCAATGGTTTCACAGAGCAATCAGCAGTCAGTACAACTAATACAAAAACCAAATATTCAGCCTGCTCCATTATTGCCTGGGCACGGTGGTGCACAGGATCAAGCAGGTGTATCTCAAACCCAAATTCCTCTGAGGAAACACCAGAACCAACCTTCAGTGCCAATTTCATCTGCTGTTCCTGCAATGAGTCATCAATCTCAGCCCATGGCTGCACATTCCTTGCCAATGCCACAACAGCATAAAGGACATCCAACTCCCCAAATGGCTCCAGTGTCTCTTCCACAATCATCACAACTTCCAAACGTACCTCTGCCTTCTCTTCATCAAACTCAAATGGCAACTGCTTCCAGTCAGTTACAGCAACCATTGCAGACATCGGGGTTTCCACCTCTGCAACCACCTCTGCCACCACAGATCAGACCAACTGCATTGCCAACTTTCCATCCCCAGTATCCCCCACAGGTGGGTGCAAACATGGGTTTCCAACATGCTGGTACTTCTCACAATCTTCCGCAATCAATGATTCAT CCTGGTACAAAACCTTCTGCTAGTGTTGGGTCCACATTCCCACAGGGGCAGACACCACTTCCAGGTCAACCATCATCTCAGCCACCTTATCAG GTTGGGAATATGCCTTTAGGGCCCGATTTTGGCAATCAAGCTGGAAATGCTATGCAAGTAGATAGAGGGTCTTCTTGGTTGCCTGGTCCCTCAGAAAACCTAGCACATCTTTCTGGTCCTCCTGGTCAGATGAGTGCTGCTGCTAATCAGCTTCTTCGGCCTCCTGGg TTGACACCAGAGATGGAGAAGGCACTGCTTCAGCAGGTCATGAGCCTCACACCGGAGCAGATAAATCTCCTGCCTCCAGAACAAAGAAATCAAGTGCTGCAGCTACAACAGATGTTGCGTCAATGA